The genomic DNA AATTACGAAACCCACTACGGCCACGCCAACATCCGCCCTATGGAAGCAGCTCGTTTGTTCCGGGGTTATATAGGCATTtcacccaagggggtaagccaatggtagctcctatggagccattttgatgctaataagtGATCACCCACATCccagcatcccattgactgccattcattttgacatcattttgacaatgaataactttacatctgaagcgtttaaagactctatttgtccattgtttatttctaaagaaacatgacaatgtataaaaggctccattaccttgtacctcacgttatggctcagtagcagacgtttttgtaaaaataggctaacgattgtgtcataaccaagtgacttactgtcgcatagtagaggaattaccgtatagtacaggagaagctcgcaggcagtttcgacttacgttagctgtttaggtttaattactaatgttaactagcatgttagtgatcaataattagcctgtgcccatgttgtctccttacatatacctacactctccgtctctgtaagattgggaatgattgagatttctcttggcacagctaccagaagacttacaactttcagacacgttgcccacgtcacatttacgttgtctctgtcagttggaggctgcgcagtaaagcaagtgatcaccggaaaagtgcttctaatagccttcacttcACTGAGCTTAACTGGAAAAGAAACTGTTCACAGTCTATAGGTAAAGAGTTAAAATCCCACCTTGGCCATTtatgtttttctgtttcataAAGGAGTCTCTTATGGATAAACGCCTCAGAGGAAGAAGTCAGTCCCAAcatctttctgtcttcttttaGGACGTagagtaaaaacatttttaaaactctccaaacaggaagtgactcaTAAGCTGAACCGTCTCAGAGGAGTTTGAACATGGATGTATGAGTTTGAACCTGCTGACGGAGGCCACGCTGATGTTTTTAACCTGGTCTCAACAGGTATACGTAGCCTACCTTTTTTTTGCAGTGGTTAGCAATGCTCCAACAGGCAACCAGCAAGTAGTAACTGCAGACTCTGACACAGTTTAGATTCCCAGTCTGGGCTGGCCCTTTTCTTCAACATCCAATACTATTTATTTTGGccatttaaggcattttttatttgaaaaaatatttatgaaaggggagatGACATGCatcaaagggccacaggtcagagtcaaacctaCAGCCAATGAGGCAAGGAGTAAACTTCTATAAATGGGTgtgtgctctaccaggtgagctactcaAGTGCCCATAAGCTTAGACTTTATAATGGCTTTTTTCcccacatactacactatgactttgttatcactttttttcgacatactatactatcactttatcactttatttgacattcTACAATATAACCTTTTTCAATAtagtatattatttatttttcaacattctataatAGGACTTTTATTGActactactatgacttttttttatcactttttgacatacctatactgtgacttttcgacatgctataccatactaaaagaaaagaaatatcatgatatttcttttcttttttaaacttaaaatattCCCCTGTTGTTTAATACGTTTTtggtattattcaacatttcaatttcaactacttcatcttcttcttaaGCAATTATGACTGCAATCCAGTTTACCTTAAGCAATTTAGcctttcagcattcacaagcattttctacAGGAAATGTATTTTCTAGTTAGCCTATTGATACATGCCTCCTTGAAATAACAACATTGTTACTCTCACATCTGTGATTTCCTCTGTTACAGATCGTTGGCTTGAGTCTTACGAACAAAGCAGTTGGTGGCTCAGAAAAGGTGTGAGGACAACCGCCTGTCTGTATGGCAGGTATTACATTTCGGCAGGTATTACATTTCCGCCTCTCACATGTGTTAAATTCACCCTCATCCCCTTCCTGCAGTGTCTGGCTGGTGTGCGGAAAGCCTTTGCTGCTGTGGAAGCACTGATGAGCGGGAATGCTAGCCAAGTGGCCATGGATTTTGGCTGCTGTACGATCCCTAAGAATCTTGATGATCAGGTGACGATGAGATGCTTTAAGGGAAACACTTAGTGGTTCTTAGGCTTAACAATGAGAACTCTTTGTGGCATCTTGCATGTCCTTTTTTTTGaggatttaatatttttttcagtgcaTGCTGGTGTAGTGAACTCGCCATACTGGATTGTTTAACATGTGCCCACTAAACTAAAAttaattaatcatttatttgtgatattttgtgagtaaaatctgaatatctaacattaacagtaacATTTCACTGTCAGTAAATGTAATCGTAGGCctacaatgttttcctctgaagtagaaGTTGAGTTGCATTCAGGTGTACGGGACTGTAAAAAGTTTGggaaactttttttgttttgaaacatATTTGTTTGATTCATTATTTTTCCATTCTGATGCAGAGCAAATGCTTCTGAGTGGAAAATAACTATTTTATTATACACCTGCTTCAGATTGAGCTAATGCAAAACCTGGCCGACATTGTCATGGGAACAGTGCAGTACAATGAAGAAGGAGTGCTCATGTCTATTAATGAGCTCTGTGGTGTTATGACCAATAAGAGCAAGGCAtatgaggaggagatggaggctTACAACCGCCTTGTTAAACTTGCAAAGGTATGGAAATCTCAAACAGTACACTGCAGCTTGTAGTTTTCTCTTTTCATGCACAGTATAACCACCAGATGTCCCCGTTGAGCCATTTTCATGAATTCCTTATTAGAGATAGGCTTGCCCCCTACAGTTAAAATGAAAAGGTGCAACCATTTAGGATATCTCTTGCCAGTAGAATTATGCAGCCAGGGACCCAAAGGCAGGTGTTTTCTCTATTATTGTATGTGTgatttttcctgtgtgtgtttgcttgttcaGATCTACCATTCCACCAGTGAGGAACCGTGTCTGGACATCTCCCATGAGAAAACAGTGAAGGATATGATGGACACGTCCCTCCCCTCAGGCAGGAGAGCGGAGAGACAGTGGACTTACCAGACCTGCACCGAGTTTGGCTTCtgtactacacacacacgcacgcacgcacgcacgcacgcacgcgcacacacacacacacacacacacacacacacacacacacacacacactagaatcTGGATCAACACATACTCAACCATTTTCTTGTTATGTCCTGACACccctttgttgtttgtgtgtgtgtgtgtgtgtgtgtgtgtgtgtgtgtgtgtgtgtgtgtgtgtgtgtgtgtgtagaccagACTTGTGAGGATGCCACTTGTCCGTTCTCTGGGATGATGACCCTTCAAGCCCAGACTCAATTCTGTCCCATGCTGTTTGGCATTTCCCAGCATTCCCTGCCTGGACGCATTGCCTTCACAAACACTTACTATGGAGAGAATGtcaaaccacacacacccaGGGTCCTCTATGTCAATGGTGAGACTGGgtttactagagacaaaatcaCAACAAATGACTGATGAGGGTATAGCAAAATGGTGGTTCAGGATTTTATTGactcattttaaaaatatatcattaTTACCACAGGTGGAGTTGACCCATGGAAGGAGCTGTCGGTGGTGCAGGACAGGACAGAGGATGGAGAGAAAGCCCAGACCATTTTCATTAGGGACACTGCTCACTGTGCTGATATGATGAGTAGAAAAGTCACAGACCGCTGCTCGCTCAAGAAAGCCAGAGAGGTATATATGCCAAAGTGATATGTTACTGTGTAATATGCATAACAAACATACAAATGATAAAGTCCTCATAAACCTTCCCTCCACCTCTTAGGAGATTGAGAAACATGTGGTCAGTTGGCTGAAGATGGCTGCTGCAGGAGAAGATTGAGAAAAGGACGGTGTGATCAGATCACATTCCGTAAAATCTGATCAACTCTTATCACTGACCCCTGCAACAGATAAGGAGCAACTAGTGTGCTTGGCTGCTCTGCTTcatcacatcttcctttttttcctctctaaGCCTGTTCTCCACCTCCTAACCATCCATCCACAACTATCTCTGCACTGTGCTTGAtctgtgtgatttgtttttattcccAAAGGATTGTTTTTCATGTATTAcagatgtttttaaagttgAAATCAATGTTGGGATTGCAGAACGAGTTTCATTTATGCTCCTCTCCCCTATGTATCTTGGTTGTCTTAGATTTGATATTTATGGATAACATTAAGGTTTACACCTGCTGTGTTTATGAGACTTTATGCTTATAATAACACATTTAATGGCTGTTTTCTAAATATTAGCTTATGCTTTGTTTTTTCACAATATTCATCAGTTGCCATAACCCTGTATTATCACTAGGGCGCGATATTGCTACGTGTGTGTAAAAACCATTTCTTGAGCCTCATTCTCTGTAAAACACCAGGAAACAGAACTCAGAATAGTTTGCCACGCTGGTATTTATCTGTTGTTCTTAATTAAAGGCAGCAATATTGTTATAAGTCGCTGTGTAGTGTGGAAGTGATACAGTTGTGTTTGTAACAGTTTTGgagagtgtttgtgtgagaaAGATGAGGAAGCAGCAGTTGTCCCCAAGGCCATCTGTTTGCTCTgggctgctctgtgtgtgtgtgtgtgtgtgtgtgtgtgtgtgtgtgtgtgtgtgtgtgtgtgtgtgtgtgtgtgtgtgtgtgtgaccctcTCAGTAGGGGGTCAAAAGTGGGAGGTCATGACCCCGCTGACCCCATGGGAGTTGAGATCATCAATCAACCAGGGGCTGGACAGAGC from Perca fluviatilis chromosome 2, GENO_Pfluv_1.0, whole genome shotgun sequence includes the following:
- the LOC120573103 gene encoding thymus-specific serine protease-like isoform X2; translation: MSGNASQVAMDFGCCTIPKNLDDQIELMQNLADIVMGTVQYNEEGVLMSINELCGVMTNKSKAYEEEMEAYNRLVKLAKIYHSTSEEPCLDISHEKTVKDMMDTSLPSGRRAERQWTYQTCTEFGFYQTCEDATCPFSGMMTLQAQTQFCPMLFGISQHSLPGRIAFTNTYYGENVKPHTPRVLYVNGGVDPWKELSVVQDRTEDGEKAQTIFIRDTAHCADMMSRKVTDRCSLKKAREEIEKHVVSWLKMAAAGED
- the LOC120573103 gene encoding thymus-specific serine protease-like isoform X1, translated to MSLNLLTEATLMFLTWSQQIVGLSLTNKAVGGSEKCLAGVRKAFAAVEALMSGNASQVAMDFGCCTIPKNLDDQIELMQNLADIVMGTVQYNEEGVLMSINELCGVMTNKSKAYEEEMEAYNRLVKLAKIYHSTSEEPCLDISHEKTVKDMMDTSLPSGRRAERQWTYQTCTEFGFYQTCEDATCPFSGMMTLQAQTQFCPMLFGISQHSLPGRIAFTNTYYGENVKPHTPRVLYVNGGVDPWKELSVVQDRTEDGEKAQTIFIRDTAHCADMMSRKVTDRCSLKKAREEIEKHVVSWLKMAAAGED